A single region of the Amphiura filiformis chromosome 7, Afil_fr2py, whole genome shotgun sequence genome encodes:
- the LOC140156715 gene encoding uncharacterized protein, giving the protein MGHTKSKTWKPNSLSYSLLYSLPDEILLNILSFLPMEERCNMARVCRRFNALVRDRALWHTIDVVQVIERHFERMIADPLMLMFDRYHPLQMKYCLLWFLNAYAKNAERLCLTTASRSVLSYVHDNCRNIKDFHVREYAPSTRRLMTALKHLPSDIHTLKIEFPRKFDVLLCDKESNGFVACPLDHLTELTLQGAAIDVSFCNNIAQLPRLGRLRLLWCTMSKHLTLRNCQFLNMIKCLEICCCLFVSFNRLLIFLVEIAQYGTNLITFHFQMPNAENNLLKVDLGKIKSRYRHMLYLSSIDIDPFIYELCQTKSAVNLRNLYFRGNFTLSGPALDTLTQRFDSIEGLSLGDNLLGCMLLTIAKNLRKLKVIDLCKGRFSDSWLHCFQNHPCLQAIRVYQSTRLSCHELCEIIRTLPSMTLLCTTQHEQLKDLRTKNPRILICHSYCQWVRLLDKYVHNEGVS; this is encoded by the exons ATGGGACACACTAAAAGTAAAACGTGGAAGCCGAATTCTCTCAGCTACTCTCTTCTTTACTCACTTCCTGATGAAATACTTCTTAATATATTATCGTTTCTACCCATGGAAGAAAGATGTAACATGGCAAG AGTTTGTCGTCGCTTCAACGCACTGGTACGGGATCGTGCCTTGTGGCACACCATTGACGTAGTACAAGTGATCGAACGACACTTTGAGCGAATGATTGCAGATCCACTAATGCTCATGTTTGATCGATATCATCCTCTGCAAATGAAGTACTGTCTTTTGTGGTTCCTGAATGCATATGCTAAAAATGCAGAAAGATTATGCCTAACAACAGCTAGTAGATCGGTGCTATCATATGTACATGATAATTGTCGAAATATCAAGGATTTTCACGTCCGGGAATACGCGCCTTCCACAAGACGTCTGATGACAGCTTTAAAACACCTTCCATCTGATATTCATACCTTGAAGATTGAATTCCCTCGCAAGTTTGACGTATTATTATGTGACAAAGAGAGCAACGGGTTTGTGGCCTGTCCTTTGGATCATCTCACAGAGTTAACCCTACAAGGAGCAGCTATAGATGTGTCATTCTGTAACAACATCGCCCAACTGCCTCGACTAGGACGACTTCGCTTGTTATGGTGCACTATGTCCAAACATCTCACTCTACGTAATTGTCAGTTTCTGAATATGATCAAATGTCTTGAGATATGCTGTTGCTTGTTTGTGTCGTTCAATCGATTATTGATATTCCTTGTGGAGATTGCTCAGTACGGCACCAATTTGATCACCTTTCACTTCCAGATGCCTAACGCTGAAAACAACCTGTTAAAGGTGGATTTAGGCAAGATCAAATCCCGTTACCGCCACATGTTGTACTTATCTTCCATAGATATTGACCCGTTTATATACGAATTATGTCAGACAAAGTCAGCGGTCAACCTACGTAACCTGTATTTTCGTGGGAACTTCACTCTATCTGGACCAGCCTTGGACACGTTAACACAACGGTTTGATTCTATTGAAGGACTCTCCCTTGGAGATAACCTACTCGGATGCATGCTTCTTACCATCGCCAAGAATTTACGCAAACTCAAAGTGATTGATCTTTGCAAGGGAAGATTTAGTGATAGCTGGTTGCATTGTTTCCAGAATCATCCGTGTCTTCAAGCCATCAGGGTGTACCAGAGTACGCGGCTATCATGTCACGAGCTCTGTGAGATCATTCGCACCTTGCCTAGTATGACATTGCTTTGTACGACTCAACATGAGCAGCTCAAAGATCTGAGAACCAAGAATCCTCGGATTTTAATCTGTCATAGTTACTGTCAGTGGGTACGGTTATTGGACAAGTATGTTCACAATGAAGGGGTTTCATAA